Proteins encoded together in one Chitinophaga sp. LS1 window:
- a CDS encoding SusC/RagA family TonB-linked outer membrane protein, with protein MKTKAICCLLTLFLVMCHCVKAQEKLTIHVVNEPLISVLHLIEKQAGVLFAYRNEVIDVHDRITIHWDNVPLKTILDVIFPSSLYELRFIGKQIVILKKQAPVPVTPPPHIIDITPVVITALGISRQQRSLGYAYADLGPQTFTINPVSALSGKVSGLNITPVNSGVGGSAKVTLRGLKIIGGDNTPMFVIDGIPVNNSSPGQADKYGGYDLGDGTSIINPDEIASISILKGGSASALYGSRAANGVIIITTKKGNKGVSVEYTANMLVEKLNNSYDFQHEYGSGQDGFLPKDVSTARVDAQKSWGPKMSKDSTVVIWDGRKVPYVNASNAISKFFRKGLTLTNSVSLSTGTDKAQLRATYTNVRNNDIIPRSKLDRHHISLRGTAKLSSKLILDAKGTYLSEDVFNRPALSDNPNNIGYVLSGIAPNIDINWLKKYKDSAGDYINWNNNAYQVNPYWAINEQPNNSTQRRFNGFLLLKYQLWPGLYIQGRTGTDYSRFSFTEFMQYSTPYYTTGGIVLLHRNLQETNSDLLVNYHKKWDRFSLEINVGTNRMDYTEDVRNITGRDMKTRGVKKLNNFETQLSSHQLYRKRINSVYGGVTIGYDAFLYLDLTGRNDWSSTLSAGHNAYFYPSASASFVFSSLLPSNAILSFGKLRASIAQTGTDAIAPYQTALTYATNPDIPSVGGYLIGGVATDKVPYENLKPSISRSYETGLNMVFFDNRINLDLTWYHSNTRNQILNAPISPTSGYTSAVINSGDVSNEGVEISLGGRPICNKDFKWQVNANFARNRNKIISLSSLVSDYYTLASARWGNASIIAKAGSTYGMITGKKFLRDENGQMVLDANYLPQYTSTDYNLGSTQYNWIGGITNTFTYRRWSCAVLLDIKQGGKIFSMTNLLAYQNGQQKGTLEGREGWARSEKERIAAGVSSADWTPTGGLRVKGVKIVGLNRPQYEQVDRYVNPETYWTRVTENIPEPFVYDAGMVKIRELTLGYRILKEVSVSVIARNLLTLSKHVPNIDPESSYNSGDGQGFEYGSLPTRRAYGITLHAKF; from the coding sequence ATGAAAACCAAAGCCATTTGCTGTTTACTCACCCTGTTCCTCGTTATGTGCCACTGCGTAAAAGCGCAGGAAAAACTAACCATTCATGTAGTGAATGAACCCCTCATTTCCGTACTCCATCTCATAGAAAAACAGGCAGGTGTTTTATTTGCTTATCGCAATGAAGTCATCGATGTGCATGACCGCATTACCATACATTGGGACAATGTGCCATTAAAGACCATTTTAGACGTTATTTTTCCATCTTCTCTGTATGAATTACGATTCATAGGCAAACAGATTGTGATCCTGAAAAAACAGGCGCCTGTGCCTGTAACTCCGCCACCCCATATTATTGATATCACCCCTGTCGTGATCACCGCATTGGGTATCAGCAGGCAACAAAGATCTTTAGGCTATGCCTACGCCGACCTGGGACCGCAAACTTTTACGATAAATCCGGTCAGTGCACTATCCGGAAAGGTAAGCGGATTGAATATCACGCCTGTGAATAGCGGAGTAGGAGGATCGGCCAAAGTGACCCTGAGAGGATTGAAAATTATAGGTGGTGATAATACCCCTATGTTTGTAATAGATGGTATTCCTGTGAATAATTCCTCCCCCGGTCAGGCAGATAAATATGGAGGATATGATTTAGGAGATGGGACTTCCATTATCAATCCTGATGAAATAGCCAGCATCTCTATTTTAAAAGGCGGCTCTGCTTCCGCATTGTATGGTAGTCGCGCTGCAAATGGTGTGATTATTATCACCACAAAGAAAGGAAACAAAGGTGTTTCGGTAGAATACACCGCCAATATGCTCGTTGAAAAACTGAATAATAGTTACGACTTTCAGCATGAATATGGTAGTGGGCAGGATGGCTTTTTACCAAAAGATGTTTCTACTGCCCGGGTGGATGCACAGAAAAGCTGGGGACCAAAAATGAGTAAAGACAGCACCGTCGTGATCTGGGATGGCAGAAAAGTTCCTTACGTGAATGCAAGTAATGCCATTAGTAAGTTTTTTCGCAAAGGGCTGACACTTACCAATTCAGTTTCTTTATCTACGGGTACAGACAAAGCGCAATTGCGCGCTACCTATACTAATGTGAGAAACAATGATATTATTCCCCGTAGTAAACTCGATCGTCATCATATTTCCCTGAGAGGTACTGCAAAGCTGTCTTCAAAACTGATACTTGATGCCAAAGGAACTTATCTTTCCGAAGATGTATTTAATCGCCCTGCACTCTCTGACAACCCGAATAATATCGGTTATGTACTGAGTGGCATTGCACCCAATATCGATATCAACTGGCTCAAAAAATACAAAGATTCCGCTGGCGATTATATCAACTGGAATAACAATGCCTACCAGGTAAACCCTTACTGGGCTATTAATGAACAACCTAACAACAGTACTCAGCGCCGCTTTAATGGATTCCTCCTATTGAAATACCAGTTGTGGCCGGGATTATATATTCAGGGACGTACAGGTACGGATTATTCCCGTTTTTCATTTACTGAGTTTATGCAATATTCCACGCCTTACTATACAACCGGGGGTATCGTACTCCTGCACCGGAATCTGCAGGAAACCAACTCCGATCTTTTAGTGAATTATCATAAAAAATGGGACAGGTTCTCTCTCGAAATAAATGTGGGTACCAATAGAATGGACTATACAGAAGATGTGCGCAATATAACTGGGAGAGATATGAAAACAAGAGGTGTTAAAAAACTCAATAATTTTGAGACACAACTGAGCAGTCATCAATTGTACAGAAAGCGGATCAACTCTGTTTACGGAGGGGTCACCATTGGTTATGATGCCTTTCTTTACCTGGATCTGACTGGTCGTAATGACTGGTCTTCTACATTGTCCGCCGGACACAATGCTTATTTTTATCCTTCTGCATCTGCCAGCTTTGTATTTTCTTCATTATTACCGTCAAATGCTATATTATCCTTTGGAAAACTGAGAGCAAGCATTGCGCAGACAGGCACAGATGCCATCGCACCTTATCAGACAGCACTCACTTATGCCACGAATCCTGATATCCCCAGTGTGGGTGGCTATCTCATTGGTGGCGTAGCGACAGATAAAGTACCTTATGAAAACCTGAAACCAAGTATCAGCCGTTCTTATGAAACAGGATTGAACATGGTGTTTTTTGATAACCGTATTAACCTGGATCTGACATGGTATCATTCCAATACAAGGAACCAGATATTGAATGCACCTATTTCACCAACCAGTGGTTACACCAGTGCAGTTATCAATTCAGGAGATGTATCCAACGAAGGTGTAGAAATCTCATTGGGAGGGCGGCCTATATGCAACAAAGATTTTAAATGGCAGGTGAACGCCAACTTTGCACGCAACAGGAATAAGATTATCTCTCTAAGCTCATTGGTCTCCGACTACTACACCCTTGCTTCCGCACGCTGGGGAAATGCCAGTATCATTGCAAAAGCCGGATCCACCTATGGTATGATCACCGGTAAGAAATTTCTTCGTGATGAGAATGGGCAGATGGTACTGGATGCAAATTATTTACCTCAATATACATCTACTGATTACAACCTTGGAAGTACGCAATACAATTGGATCGGAGGTATCACAAATACATTTACGTATCGTCGCTGGTCCTGCGCCGTCTTATTAGATATCAAACAAGGAGGTAAGATATTCTCCATGACCAACTTACTTGCCTATCAGAATGGCCAACAGAAAGGCACGCTGGAAGGCAGAGAGGGGTGGGCCAGATCAGAAAAAGAAAGGATCGCCGCCGGTGTATCGTCAGCAGATTGGACACCTACCGGGGGACTGCGTGTGAAGGGGGTAAAAATAGTCGGTTTGAACAGACCACAATATGAGCAGGTAGACCGGTACGTAAATCCTGAAACCTACTGGACAAGAGTGACAGAGAATATTCCCGAACCTTTTGTATACGATGCAGGTATGGTAAAGATCCGCGAACTCACGCTGGGGTACAGGATTTTGAAAGAAGTATCTGTATCAGTGATTGCCCGTAATCTGCTTACATTAAGTAAACATGTACCCAATATAGATCCTGAATCCAGTTATAATAGTGGCGATGGGCAGGGCTTTGAATATGGATCATTGCCTACCCGCCGTGCCTATGGTATCACCCTTCATGCAAAATTTTAA
- a CDS encoding FecR family protein codes for MSVDDIREFLIDCLAHPANADKQAALGQWLHQSEANRTLYAELKQLWDATENMPVIPFDKEQGWQALSQQISGTSAHVVELKREIASSTREEAPGVTAPFLRRYRWLAAACFPLFLVASYLIWQKVEQPVTIHAAIKNTLSLPDGSSIQLQPGTVIKYDPAFANRRVSLTQGAADFSISPDEKRTFIVQLPRSTVTVLGTQFNVNVSGTTEKVVVQEGKVRLTTLTDTLILTKGLAGQVTKGGKLLQPKLSFTNEEAGTVATALSEFYLVNITLPDSTFRKKKITANFQNMSASEVQQVLNAILEQ; via the coding sequence ATGAGTGTTGATGATATAAGGGAATTTTTAATCGACTGTCTGGCACACCCTGCAAACGCAGATAAACAGGCAGCACTGGGGCAATGGCTACACCAATCCGAAGCAAACCGTACGCTTTATGCTGAACTGAAGCAGTTATGGGATGCCACGGAAAACATGCCTGTTATACCTTTTGACAAGGAACAGGGATGGCAGGCCCTGTCTCAGCAAATTTCTGGTACATCAGCTCACGTTGTTGAATTAAAGAGGGAAATTGCGAGCAGTACCCGGGAAGAAGCACCCGGCGTTACTGCTCCATTTTTAAGGCGATACAGATGGCTGGCAGCTGCATGTTTCCCTTTATTCCTCGTGGCCAGTTACCTGATCTGGCAAAAGGTGGAACAACCTGTTACTATTCATGCTGCTATAAAAAATACCCTTTCCCTGCCAGATGGTTCGTCCATCCAGCTACAGCCCGGCACTGTAATAAAATACGACCCCGCATTTGCCAACCGCCGCGTTTCTCTTACGCAGGGAGCAGCAGATTTTTCTATTTCACCAGATGAAAAGCGTACATTTATTGTACAGCTGCCACGCTCCACGGTCACAGTACTCGGTACCCAATTCAATGTAAATGTCAGTGGCACAACGGAAAAAGTAGTCGTGCAGGAAGGAAAGGTTCGCCTGACTACCCTGACAGATACCCTGATTCTGACCAAAGGTCTGGCCGGCCAGGTCACAAAAGGCGGAAAACTACTTCAACCCAAACTGTCCTTTACCAACGAAGAAGCCGGTACAGTGGCTACTGCATTGTCTGAGTTTTACCTGGTGAACATTACATTGCCAGACAGCACATTCAGGAAGAAAAAAATAACAGCCAACTTCCAAAACATGTCAGCCAGTGAAGTACAGCAGGTACTCAATGCGATATTGGAGCAATAG
- a CDS encoding sigma-70 family RNA polymerase sigma factor → MTWYGTDISAAIVTEGLRDRNMEVFQQLYLTYSEDLFLLAFRWVKDENLAKDLVHNLFVHLWEKGATLTITGNVRHYLYRAVTNRSINELKRQSRHVSEDILQWQADPASLYETADYILLQKEMIQLVQGLAPRCREIFLLSRVNGLEPSEIAEKLNITLNTVYFQLSVALKHLRIHLLGEKKEK, encoded by the coding sequence ATGACCTGGTACGGAACTGACATTTCTGCCGCAATCGTTACCGAAGGCCTCCGTGACCGGAATATGGAAGTCTTTCAACAACTATACCTCACCTACAGCGAAGACCTGTTCCTACTCGCCTTCCGCTGGGTAAAAGACGAAAACCTTGCAAAAGACCTCGTCCACAACTTATTCGTGCACCTCTGGGAAAAAGGCGCCACCCTCACTATCACCGGCAATGTCCGGCACTACCTGTACCGTGCCGTCACCAACCGTTCTATCAATGAGCTAAAACGTCAATCGCGTCACGTAAGCGAAGACATTCTCCAATGGCAGGCGGATCCGGCCTCCCTATACGAGACCGCTGACTACATCCTGCTACAAAAAGAAATGATTCAACTCGTACAGGGACTCGCGCCCCGCTGTCGGGAAATCTTCTTATTAAGCAGGGTCAACGGCCTCGAACCATCAGAAATCGCTGAAAAACTGAATATTACACTAAATACCGTTTACTTTCAGCTATCTGTCGCACTAAAACACCTCCGCATCCACCTGCTGGGTGAAAAAAAAGAAAAATAA
- the eutC gene encoding ethanolamine ammonia-lyase subunit EutC, whose protein sequence is MSEEIIEQDPWASLKAFTTARIALGRTGTAIPLREVLNFRLAHAHARDAVYSALSVNTLQEQLQPFHLPVLLLHSKAGDRHEYLQRPDKGRQLDEDSIALLDKTDSRYLHKDVAIILADGLSATAMNVHTQPLLEVLIPVFKKAGLSLAPICMVQQGRVASGDEAGQILQAKVTLMLIGERPGLSAADSMGAYITFAPKPGITDEARNCISNIREEGLQYEAAAQKILYLIMEAIRLKLTGVALKDNTSLDNAGLLE, encoded by the coding sequence ATGAGTGAGGAAATAATAGAACAGGATCCATGGGCTTCGCTGAAAGCTTTTACAACTGCCCGGATTGCATTGGGTAGAACAGGCACTGCTATACCTTTACGGGAAGTGCTGAATTTCAGACTGGCGCATGCACATGCCCGCGATGCGGTGTATTCTGCACTATCAGTCAATACTTTGCAGGAGCAGCTACAACCTTTTCACCTCCCTGTTTTATTGCTACACAGCAAAGCTGGGGATCGCCATGAATATTTGCAACGGCCGGATAAAGGCAGACAATTAGATGAAGATAGTATTGCATTATTAGATAAAACGGACTCCAGGTACCTTCATAAAGATGTCGCTATCATTCTTGCCGATGGCTTGTCTGCAACAGCTATGAATGTGCATACACAACCTCTTTTGGAAGTATTAATTCCGGTATTTAAAAAAGCAGGTCTGTCATTAGCACCTATTTGTATGGTGCAACAGGGAAGAGTGGCCAGTGGTGACGAAGCGGGCCAGATATTACAGGCTAAAGTGACCCTGATGCTGATAGGAGAGCGGCCTGGTCTCAGCGCGGCAGATAGCATGGGGGCGTATATTACATTTGCACCCAAACCTGGTATAACAGATGAGGCAAGGAATTGTATTTCAAATATCAGGGAGGAGGGGTTACAGTATGAGGCAGCCGCGCAGAAAATTTTATACCTGATAATGGAAGCGATTCGGTTAAAGTTGACTGGTGTTGCATTAAAAGATAATACCAGTTTAGATAATGCCGGCCTATTGGAATAA
- a CDS encoding ethanolamine ammonia-lyase subunit EutB — MSYRHTIQHTNYAFSDLRTLLARATPFRSGDALAGLCADSAEERVAAQMALADVPLKTFLQEVVIPYEKDEITRLIIDSHDADAFALVSHFTVGQFRDWLLSDHADTFTLQQLAPGITPEMVAAVSKLMRNQDLISVAKKCEVVTKFRNTIGLKGHLSVRLQPNHNTDDPKGIAASIIDGLLYGSGDAVIGINPATDSPQAVITLLKMLDQLRQQFEIPTQSCVLCHVTTALQIMQSAPVDLVFQSIGGTEQTNSSFGIHLSLLQEAYEAGLSLQRGTAGNNLMYFETGQGSALSANAHGGVDQQTCEVRAYAVARKFSPLLVNTVVGFIGPEYLFDGKQIIRAALEDHFCGKLLGLPMGVDICYTNHAEADQDDMDNLLTLLGVAGCNFIMGVPGADDIMLNYQSTSFHDALYARKVLGLKPAPEFDQWLQQQGIMNQSGGLLPVGSAHKLLKYV; from the coding sequence ATGAGTTACCGGCATACGATTCAGCATACAAATTACGCGTTCAGTGATTTGCGCACCTTATTGGCGAGGGCGACGCCTTTCCGTTCCGGCGATGCGCTGGCAGGGCTGTGTGCAGATAGTGCAGAGGAGCGGGTAGCGGCACAGATGGCATTGGCAGATGTACCATTGAAGACGTTCCTGCAAGAGGTTGTGATTCCTTATGAGAAAGATGAAATCACCCGTTTGATCATTGATTCGCATGATGCGGATGCATTTGCTTTGGTCAGTCATTTTACAGTAGGGCAGTTTCGGGATTGGTTATTGAGTGATCATGCGGATACATTCACCTTGCAGCAATTAGCCCCTGGGATTACGCCAGAAATGGTGGCGGCTGTGTCGAAGTTGATGCGGAACCAGGATCTGATCAGTGTGGCAAAGAAGTGTGAGGTGGTGACTAAATTCAGAAATACGATCGGGTTGAAAGGCCATCTCTCTGTGCGTTTACAACCCAACCATAATACAGATGATCCTAAAGGAATAGCGGCCAGTATCATAGATGGATTATTGTATGGAAGTGGGGATGCGGTGATAGGTATCAACCCGGCTACGGATAGTCCGCAGGCCGTAATCACCTTATTGAAAATGCTGGATCAGTTGCGGCAGCAATTTGAAATTCCTACACAATCCTGTGTACTTTGTCATGTAACGACGGCATTGCAGATCATGCAAAGTGCACCTGTGGATCTGGTGTTTCAGTCAATCGGTGGTACTGAGCAGACGAATAGTAGTTTTGGTATCCATCTTTCACTATTGCAGGAAGCATATGAAGCAGGATTATCATTGCAGAGAGGAACAGCAGGCAATAACCTGATGTACTTTGAAACAGGGCAGGGGAGCGCCTTATCTGCAAATGCGCATGGAGGGGTGGACCAGCAAACCTGCGAAGTAAGAGCATATGCGGTGGCGCGTAAATTTTCGCCGTTGTTAGTAAATACAGTGGTCGGCTTTATCGGACCTGAATATTTATTTGATGGAAAACAGATCATCCGTGCGGCATTGGAAGATCATTTTTGCGGCAAGTTGTTGGGATTGCCGATGGGTGTAGATATTTGCTATACAAATCATGCAGAGGCGGATCAGGATGATATGGATAACCTGCTTACATTATTAGGGGTAGCAGGTTGTAACTTCATCATGGGGGTGCCTGGGGCGGATGATATCATGTTGAACTATCAGTCTACCTCCTTTCATGATGCATTGTATGCGAGGAAGGTGCTGGGGCTGAAACCTGCGCCGGAGTTTGATCAGTGGTTGCAGCAACAGGGAATTATGAATCAAAGTGGTGGGTTATTACCGGTAGGGAGTGCACATAAATTACTGAAATACGTATGA
- the eat gene encoding ethanolamine permease: MSSSHSLKKVIRPIHLWAIGVGLVISGEYFGWNYGWGVAGTIGFLIATLVITLLYITFIFSFTELTTSIPQAGGPFTYTHRAMGPIGGLIAGYATAVEFLLATPAIALALGNYLHFLHPALPVLGSGVAFYILLTVVNLLGIKESALFSLIITLLAVVELLIYLGIVGPHFKTSNFLHDAMPFGWRGVFNALPFAIWLYVCIEGIAMVAEEVKDPHRNIPKGYISAILTLMLLAIAVMVFTGGITDWKSLSAIDYPLPEAIGVVLGKQNGITKLFAGIGLFGLIASFNGIIISYSRQLFALGRAGYLPAFMSTLSPRRKAPYISLVIGGLLGVFALYMGKTDQLVILSVMGALVMYILSMISLFILRDKEPALERPYKAPLYPWFPGIALFLSIVSLVAIIYTYPMLSLIFFAGLVVALLIFIGMGRHKHQAVINLIS; the protein is encoded by the coding sequence ATGTCGTCTTCGCATTCGTTAAAAAAAGTGATCAGGCCCATTCATTTGTGGGCTATTGGTGTTGGATTAGTGATATCCGGAGAGTACTTCGGGTGGAATTATGGCTGGGGGGTAGCCGGTACTATTGGCTTTCTCATTGCAACGCTGGTCATTACCCTGCTCTATATTACGTTTATATTCAGTTTTACGGAATTGACAACCTCTATCCCGCAGGCAGGCGGGCCTTTTACCTATACGCATAGGGCCATGGGGCCAATTGGCGGCCTGATAGCGGGCTATGCGACAGCAGTGGAGTTTTTGCTGGCCACGCCGGCGATTGCATTGGCGCTGGGAAACTACCTGCATTTCTTACATCCGGCATTGCCGGTGTTGGGGAGTGGGGTGGCTTTTTATATACTTTTGACGGTAGTCAATTTATTAGGTATCAAGGAGTCAGCCTTATTTTCTTTGATAATCACCTTATTGGCGGTGGTGGAATTACTGATCTACCTTGGGATTGTAGGCCCCCATTTCAAGACATCCAATTTTCTCCATGATGCCATGCCTTTTGGTTGGAGGGGGGTGTTCAATGCCCTGCCATTTGCCATCTGGCTGTATGTGTGTATAGAAGGGATTGCGATGGTAGCGGAGGAAGTAAAGGACCCGCACCGGAACATCCCGAAAGGGTACATTTCTGCTATCCTGACCCTGATGCTGCTGGCGATAGCAGTGATGGTGTTTACCGGGGGCATAACAGACTGGAAATCGTTGTCTGCCATAGATTATCCATTGCCGGAGGCGATTGGGGTCGTGTTAGGCAAACAAAATGGAATCACGAAACTCTTTGCAGGCATCGGTTTATTTGGCCTGATTGCTTCATTCAATGGCATCATCATCAGTTATTCCAGGCAATTGTTTGCATTGGGGCGTGCGGGGTATTTGCCGGCTTTTATGTCGACCTTAAGTCCGCGTCGGAAAGCTCCTTATATATCCCTGGTAATAGGTGGGCTGTTAGGTGTGTTCGCATTGTATATGGGGAAAACGGATCAGTTGGTTATATTGTCCGTAATGGGTGCCCTGGTGATGTACATCCTGAGTATGATCAGCCTGTTTATATTAAGAGATAAAGAACCAGCTTTAGAACGCCCTTACAAGGCACCATTATATCCCTGGTTTCCGGGTATTGCATTGTTCCTTTCGATCGTTTCTTTGGTTGCCATCATTTACACTTATCCAATGTTAAGTTTGATCTTTTTCGCCGGTTTGGTGGTGGCATTACTTATATTTATAGGGATGGGCAGACATAAACATCAAGCCGTCATAAACCTGATTTCATGA